The DNA sequence GCGAGAATGCAAAAATAGACACTTTTTATACAGGTACAGGATAGAAAGTTGCCCTCACCTTCCACATGCCCAAATATTTTCACAAAGTTCCATCCTCTTCCCCCAAACTTGCCAATTTACAGATCCTCAGGGTAATTTCTCTCTGAACTTTTGCTCAGGCATGAGAAACAACCTCACTAACACATCCCCAGTGAGGAAAACGTCCCACATCTCCGGCTGAGCTCCCCAGCTAAGATCCAGCCCGTCCTCTGCGTCCAGCTTCGCAGGCTGGAAGTGGAATACCTCATGCGACACCGGACTGTCACTTCTCCTGGTCGAATACTTACCGGTTCTGAGCTTCTTAACAAACAGGCGTGCGCCCTGGAGTTGTGTACATAGCGATGAGATGCAAAAGGATATCTCGCCGTTGGAATCAAAAGAATCCATTCACTGAGAACACGAGACGCAGGAGTGATACTTGTCTTTCGGATCGTGAGGCATTACAAATTCGGGTTGGTCCACCCACATGGGTATTTTGAAGACAGGCACCCGGTCTTTTCTACCGTGTTTTGAATCTGGGATGTGTTGGACATCTAGCGTGTATAGTCGAGTGGTTCATGTTTGAAATGCGAAGATCTTGAAGTGGTGGAATCCCTCCGTGTCCAAACCGCTGCCATTTGTAGAGTTTTTATTTCCGGAAAGATGTAGGAATGGTTTCGTAAAAAAGATGTTTTGCTTAAAATGACTATTGGACGTCACACAAGACACATACCTATTATATACCCAAAGGCATCTAGGCCCTCGTCCAAGCCTAACTGACATCTCCATTTAAGCTGCGCCCCAGCACCTCAGGCATGCATAAACCAGCACCCGAAGTTTCGGTATTCTCCAAAACCCAAGAAATACCGCGTATCATTGGCCACCCAGTGAATAAGCGCTGGCAAGATGTCTCATCCGCTTGCATCACCGCGCACATAGGCGCGTGAGGAAATAGTATGTGCTGTAATCTTTTGAGGCATCACGGGCAATCCCGCTGTCCATTTTAAGATACAGTGTGGAATTTGCCGTCAGTGTCGAATCCCAGAAGAGAAGGGCTCGTTAAAGTTTCGTTGCATTGCATTACCACGTACCGTAGGCGCGCGAGAACATGCTACGCGCCGTACTTCTTGGGGGTATTGCAGGGAATCCCACTGTTGATCTTGGACGTAATATCGGACGTACGTCCGGAAGGAAGGAGGGTTTAGAGTTCCGTCCCGCTGCATTGCCGTGCATCATAAGCGCGCGACTGCATGTTACGCGCCGTGGTCTTTTCTGGTGTCTTTTGAACCCCGTCGTTCGTTCCAGGACAAGACTCTTCGTAGACGCTGGTTTTGCCTAAAAGAAGAGAGCGAAGTAAAGTGAAGAAAATCCAGGGTCCAAACAAGAGCGACAAATGCTGCAGGCAGGTACTTGTCTTGGCACACACGTGACCTCCCACAACGCATTCTCTATTGATCACACTGGTCATAAACTCAAGTTGCATATTTGATAAGACTCATTCCACATAAAGGCCATGCTCCCTAGCTATACACGCATGTAGAAGCCTCTAAATCCTAGAATTACAAGCACGCCCCCTAGATCCTCGCCCAAGTTGTCGTTCATTCCTTAACTACCCCTCTATGCCGTCCTGGCAACGGGCTTCTTCTCACCACCCATGTCGTGCTCGGTGTAGTAGAAGTTCTCCTCTGGGATACGTCCCCTCAGGAACTCTGGCTCAGAGCCACGAACGTAGATGTCCTCGTACAGGACTTTGCCGGTTGGCTCAGGGGCGGCCATCTTCTCGGCCTCGGCGACCTCTGCATCGACTTCAGAGCGGGCCTGCTTGTCGATGGACTTGAGCTCCTCCTCGGAGGTGACGCCCCAGTCAAGGAGCTTCTGCTTGAGGCCGGCAATAGGGTCGTTGGTGCTGCGCATGCGTTGGATTTCCTCACGGGTCTACGTTCGTCATTAGTATTTGTGCGAAATCCAAGGTTCAGCCCAACTTACTCGGTATGTGGTTCCGGGGTCGGACATGGAGTGTCCTCCATATCGGTAGGTGACGTATTCGTAGACGAGAGGACCCTTGTCGGCAGCGCAGTACTCCTTTCCGTACTTGACAGCGGCCTTGACAGCGAGGACATCCATACCGTTGATCTTCAGACCAGGGATGTATTGACCACGCTTGTAGTAGTCGGTGAGGGCAGATGAACGGTTAGCAGCAGTTCCCATACCGTACTTGTTGTCTGCGGGGTGTTAGCCAACGTCGACTTTGAGTCCATGTTCCGTGTACGTACTCTCGCAACCGAAGATGACGGGCAAGTTCCAGAGCTTTGCCATGTTAAAAGCCTCAAAGACCTGACCCTGGTTGGAGGCACCGTCTCCGTAAAGAGCGAGGGTGACGTTCTTCTTGTTCTCGTACTGGCAGGCGAAAGCGATACCGGCACCAACTGGGACCTGGGCACCGACGATACCGTTTCCACCGTAGAAGCCGGGGGCGAACATGTGCATAGATCCACCCTTTCCGTATGCGATACCCTCTCTCCGGCCGAGCAATTCACCGATGATGGACTTGACGGTTGCGCCGCGCATCAGAGCGAAGCCGTGGCAGCGGTAGGCGGTGATGAGATGGTCGGCACGTTCGATGGCGTGTTCGATACCGACGGCGACGGCTTCTTGGCCAGTAGACAAATGGCAGAAACCCCggatcttcttctccttgtaGAGCCTGTCGGCGGCCATTTCCATGCGTCTGTTGGCCAGATTAGAATCGGACTATTTCTATACGATTAAATTCCAGCATTGCGTACCGTACAGCGACCATGTCGTAGTACATCTTCTTCAGCTCCTTCTTGGTCACTTGCATAGTGTACGGCGGCGGGTCGAGCTCATATGTCTCAAACGACTCATCAGAGAGGCGGATCTCGAAGGGCTTGTCGTCCTCCTACGGACAGTCAGTCATCCATTGCATGCCTCAAGGCCCTCTATGGCCTCGTCCGGTGAATTTCTTACCGCTGGCACATTCGCCGGGTCGGTATGCGATGAAGCGGCGTCAGTGGTGACAGACCTGAAGGCGGGTCGCGCAGCGGGGGCAATGACATTGCGCCTGAAGGGCGACGCAATGCTCCGCCTAATTGTCCTGGACAGCATTGTGGTGAGAGAGGCGGGTGTGGGGGGTCTGGTCGGCGTCGACTgcggtggtggtgttgaTTCGAAAAGTTGCTCAGCTCCGCCAGCTCGGGGATCCGCTTTCACGCTAAGCGATTAGGGTCCGACGACGCCAAATCCCAACAGAACCCGATCCTCTCCGACTCAATACCGTCTTCGGGACAATGTGTCTCAACACACCGATGTCGTCAATTCAGCTGAAAAGGATATGGGAGAGACTGCGTTACAGTTCCATAAAATTGCGAAGCATGTCTAATGGTCTTTGATGGTCCGACAACACAATGCGGGGCATGTCAAATATGAACATATTATCATCGGACAATATGGAAGGTAATGATTGTACTTTGTAAAACATAGGAAAGATAACCTGTCTCTATCGAGTGAACTTAGAGATGATACACCTTAGCGAATACTCATAATCCACCGAGAAATGGTCGATTGGCCCCCAAACCCCGTCATCGAAAATACGAGTGATACATTGGCCATCAGAAATCCTCCAAAGATCCCACTGCTCACACAAGAACCCTTAATTAAAGGTCTGATAGCTTACATACCAAACATCGCACATGCTTCTTGGCTAGAAATATGCCTATATTTGCCTCGTTTCGACGGTATATAGTGCTCACAGTCCCTGCTTTCTATCTTTCTatcttcgtcttcgtcttaGTCTTAGTtctcatcttcatcttcgtCCTCATCCTCGTCTTCACTCTCACTTTCACTTTCTTCCAAGTCTGGGTCTAGCTCTGCTTTGCGCTTCCGCATAGCGAGACGATTCGCAATAGCTGCAATATCCTCCCACATATATAGGTATTGATTCCCTTTGTTGTCTTCAAATTGCGGGTTAAGTGGGGATTGGAGATTGTTGGTCGGAACGTCAGTGTTGATCTCATCAAACGGGGACGTTACTTCGCCCTCCTGCATACCACGCTCTTGTTCTTTGGCCCACTGTAACGCATACACACCAGCCATCCTTTTCACAAGGCCTTCAGGCTCTAACATGGTGTACCTCATACTGGTAATCTCGTCGAACCTGTCCCCAAGCACCTTTTCCAAGACTCCTTGGCGGAAACATCCGAAATGAACATTTGACATATACCTTCGGTGTTTGTACGCCTTTTTCGTATTTTCGCAGCTGTTGCGTTTTGTGAGTGCAAGAATTTTGTACCCTTTAGCCGACCTGGATTTAACGTCCAGGTCGTCACAGATTTCCTCAAGCTTCGGACATATGTGGTTACAAAATTCGTGGGATGAAAACTGGAGCACTGTGCGGATCCGCTCTGGGTGCTGGAGGAAAGCGTTGATTACTTTGCAGTGCTTGCATGGAGAAGCACTAGGGCCGGAATAACAGGCAACGGGTGCTCGCGAAGTCTCTGAGGCTTCGGGTTCATATCTGACGTATTTGACCAGGTAGGAATATATGGCGTGTTCGAGTAGTTTTCTGTAGACTGGGCTGTCTGAAATGGTACTCGTGGCCCAGGCTGTCGAGATGTTGTGTAGGAAGGGCATTGTCGCCGCATTGTAATTCGTGTAATCACGGGTATCGAGCCTCTCAATAACAGTTCTCAGGAACCCATAGGTTTCTCCAGCAAGCCCATATGCGTAGCAGTTGAGAATGAATGCGGATATGTTGTCCAAGTCAAGCCTACCTGCAGCCCTGGCTCTAGCTTTTCTGCTCAGTAAATCGCACTCTTCCGCCATGAAGGGCAAAAGCTGGCGAACTGTTACCTTCTTCGTCAAGGTTTGGACTAGTGGATCCGCGAACAGCTCGTTCAGGAACTTGGTAATGAGCTGTGTCTTGGCCGTTGCTTGGAGTAATACTGGTACGA is a window from the Pyrenophora tritici-repentis strain M4 chromosome 7, whole genome shotgun sequence genome containing:
- a CDS encoding AcoA, Pyruvate-2-oxoglutarate dehydrogenase protein, with translation MLSRTIRRSIASPFRRNVIAPAARPAFRSVTTDAASSHTDPANVPAEDDKPFEIRLSDESFETYELDPPPYTMQVTKKELKKMYYDMVAVRRMEMAADRLYKEKKIRGFCHLSTGQEAVAVGIEHAIERADHLITAYRCHGFALMRGATVKSIIGELLGRREGIAYGKGGSMHMFAPGFYGGNGIVGAQVPVGAGIAFACQYENKKNVTLALYGDGASNQGQVFEAFNMAKLWNLPVIFGCENNKYGMGTAANRSSALTDYYKRGQYIPGLKINGMDVLAVKAAVKYGKEYCAADKGPLVYEYVTYRYGGHSMSDPGTTYRTREEIQRMRSTNDPIAGLKQKLLDWGVTSEEELKSIDKQARSEVDAEVAEAEKMAAPEPTGKVLYEDIYVRGSEPEFLRGRIPEENFYYTEHDMGGEKKPVARTA